One window from the genome of Rhodococcus sp. ABRD24 encodes:
- a CDS encoding type I polyketide synthase: protein MTDNDKIADYLRRATLDLRAARQRIRDLESDPIAVIGMACRLPDGTNTPQRLWELLRDGGETLSDFPTDRGWDLAGLYHPDPENSGTSYVDKGGFLDDAAGFDAEFFGISPREATAMDPQQRLLLEASWELVESACIDPHSLRGSATGVFLGVARFGYGNGTTAAEDTEGYSVTGVSPAVASGRISYTMGLEGPSISIDTACSSSLVALHVAVESLRKGESTLAIVGGAAVMASPDVFVDFSRQRALAADGRSKAFGAGADGFGFSEGVSLILLERLSEAERHGHEVLAVIRGSALTQDGASNGLSAPSGSAQRKVIWKALQNCGLEPGDVDAVEAHGTGTALGDPIEANSLLATYGRDRDTDRPLWLGSLKSNIGHTQAAAGVTGLLKMVLALRNEELPATLHAEEPTPHVDWSSGGVALLRHNRPWPRGERTRRAGVSAFGISGTNAHVIIEEAPEYVPREAAAHDRSPVPLVVSARNDAALRAQATRIAELLDLPDVDLAGVGLSLATTRARHEHRAVVVAATGEDAVRGLREVAAGRAVAESVVEGVAETSSRNVVFMFPGQGSQWAGMGAELLSSAPLFANKIRACDEAMASLQEWKVSDVLRQVPGAPSLDRVDVVQPVLFAVMVALAELWQSYGVEPAAVVGHSQGEIAAAHVAGALSLEDAVKLVVGRSRLLRALSGEGGMAAVAMSEDAVRERLRPWQDRIAVAAVNGPQSVVVSGDLPALRKWSAECVADGIRVREIDVDYASHSPQVERVRDELLEATASITPRATRVAFYSTVDCRTVDGIDLDARYWYRNLRETVHFAAAVTRLAESGYDAFVEVSPHPVVVQTVEETVENASGADDPVIVGSLQRGHGDLATFLISLATAHTSGVDVRWEVAVDGARVHSLPTYPFQRKRYWLQNSSVPTRSGDSIYRVSWVPVSRPESDRLDGDWLVVTASGGPRWTSALCDALAVRGGTVVRCRMDPGSSRTDLAAAVSATGTEFRGVLSLLAADESMHAGHQGVPSGSVGLLTLVQALGAAGIGAPLWCLSQGAVRTPADDGLPRPEQAAMHGLAQAAGLELPGRWGGVVDLPSTVDVPTLSLITAVLGTRDWTEDHLAIRSGGLFGRRLVRANLPQNGSPGYTPHGTVLVTGAANPIGDQLVRWLAQRGAQRLVLVGARPRDELLAAVEAAGVPAVVCEPDVAPLRAAIGADPVAMLVHAETLTNFRRIAELEPDEFAETVAAKTAFLTMLDEVLGDQRIEREIYCSSVAGIWGGTGMAAYATGSAYLDAFAEHRRSQGHSCTSISWTPWALPGNPLEDSRLRERGLRSLDTGRAIEAWERVLAAAPMSVAVADVDWAVFDEGFASTRPTALFAELVPQPEPLQSSAVPGTQRELMNSALAQQLSSLSSDGQRRLLREIVTEILAEVMGHESAAEINVRRAFSELGLDSLNAMALRKRLSATTGLRLPASLVFDHPTVASVAEYLRQQIIGGSDRAASRVDSISESEPIAIVGISCRFPGGINSPEQLWRVLVDGTDVTSEFPADRGWDIDRLYHPDPDNPGTSYTKKGGFLTCAAEFDAGFFGITPREALAMDPQQRLMLETTWEAVERAGIDPDGLRGSDVGVFVGTNGQSYMQLLEGEVDLVDGYRGLGNAASVLSGRIAYTFGWEGPAMTVDTACSSSLVAIHLASQALRRGECSLALAGGVTVMSDPYTFIDFSTQRGLAADGRCKAFSAHADGFALSEGAAALILEPLSQARRNGHRILGVLRGSAVNQDGASNGLAAPNGPSQQRVIRQALAASGLSSSDIDVVEAHGTGTELGDPIEASALIATYGQDRDRPLWTGSAKTNIGHTQAAAGAAGVIKMVLALHNGMVPRSLHADELSPHIDWAAGSVEVVREHLPWPAGDRPRRAGVSSFGVSGTNAHVIVEEAPAESEPTEPTEPTHGPLPFVLSGHSVGAVAAQARALADRLRSKPELALADVARTLVTGRARFDVRAAVLGDDRARVCDELDALAAGSPSADVIATATSTPHEPVLVFPGQGTQWLGMARDLLDFSETFAASMRRCADALSAHTDWKLLDVVRGNCDPDLVERVDVLQPVLFSIMVALADLWRAHGVTPAAVVGHSQGEIAAAHVAGALSLEDAAKVVAVRSQVLRELDDQGGMVSVTASRDELEGMLVPWDGRVAVAALNGPRTSVVAGPTIELDEFFEEAGKRGMEPRRIAVRYASHSPEMARAQTRLAAELGTISAVPGSVPLYSTVTGELLDTTGMDASYWYRNLRHTVLFEPAVRGLVEEGFDTFVEVSPHPVLSMAVQETAERVGGIVTCVPTLRREQRGPHEFLRNLLRAYVHGVDVDLRRTVAHGGLVELPTYPFEHQRFWPRPHRPTGLPALGMRRIEHPLLASAVDVPSDGGAVFTGRLSLDEQPWLADHIVGGRMLVPGSVLVDLALFAGQDIGPSGLEELVLQRPLVLSEGGTLVRLTVSAADESGRRTIEIHATDDVPDLTDAKWSAHATGTLAVGVGRDDPEAGPWPPEGAQRIPLDGHYDDLVERGYLYGPAFRALRAAWRREDVVHAEVAVTSVEDGYAIHPVLLDVVAQTLGLSPLGGSDGGWLPFVWSGVTLYATGAESVRVTAVPAGPDAMALQVTDPEGRLVATVESLVIRRAGDASKQPQPQDDCCDLHRLEWLRLAEPGSAGRMVTMGSSDLDTLVPATGPEPDAVVVRYESAGSEDDPRTTTRQGILWSADLVRRWLDQQETSRATLVIVTSGAVTVSDEDRAPDSGANAVWGVIRCAQAESPGRFVLLDTDRADIETLPSVPDHPQLALRGDDVFVPRLVPVAEPVPTPTGGAYRLVPGNGSIDSVTFAAAPDAERSLQAGEVRVSVRATGVNFRDVLLALGMYPEPASMGTEAAGVVIAVGPGVGSFAPGDRVMGLFQGAFGPVAVTDHRLLVGIPEGWSAADAAAVPIAFTTAYYALNDLAGLRPGQSVLIHSAASGVGMAAVALARRMGAEVFATAGPGKRETLRGLGLDDAHIASSRDSLFARKFMEYRGGRGLDVILNSLTGEMLDESLRVLVEGGVFVEMGKTDLRPAEQFPGRYIPFDLADAGNDRLGDILREVASCLESVALERLPISAWDLGAASAVFGHMSRGRHVGKLVLTQRVPVNPEGTVLITGGTGTLGRLLARHMVTKYGVRHLLLVSRRGMQAPAAHAIRDELEGLGAAVRITSCDVADREALAALLASIPAKQSLTGVVHAAGALADGLVTSIERSAVEVVLQSKVDAAWNLHELTANTELSFFVLFSSAASVLAGPGQGVYAAANCVLNGLATLRRTRGLPAKSFGWGLWEEASDMTSGLGDRIAQTGVAALSTERALALFDSALCRSEEVVFPLSLDRSTLRRAEFVPEVLRGSVRAKLRTVQTAEQCEPDLLDRLTGQSGADQVSALSSLVRAHAAAVSGYSSAEQLPERKTFKELGFDSLAAVELRNRLATATGLRLPSTLVFDHPTPQAVAERLQRQMFTDSTSSKGIDDRLDELDRALEALPEDERDEDIANRLESMLRRWNAKRAPGPDAPVIDDDTSDDELFSILEKRFGEEDSR, encoded by the coding sequence GTGACCGATAACGACAAGATCGCGGACTACCTACGGCGGGCGACTCTCGACCTCCGTGCCGCCCGGCAGCGCATCCGTGACCTCGAATCCGATCCGATCGCCGTCATCGGTATGGCCTGCCGCCTACCCGACGGGACGAACACCCCGCAGCGCCTGTGGGAGCTACTGCGCGACGGCGGCGAGACGTTGTCGGATTTCCCCACCGACCGAGGCTGGGACCTTGCCGGGCTCTACCACCCCGATCCCGAGAACTCAGGCACCAGCTATGTAGACAAGGGTGGCTTCCTCGACGATGCGGCGGGCTTCGACGCCGAGTTCTTCGGTATCTCGCCGCGCGAGGCTACAGCCATGGATCCCCAGCAGCGACTGCTCCTCGAGGCGAGCTGGGAGTTGGTGGAGTCGGCGTGCATCGACCCACATTCGTTGCGTGGCAGTGCAACCGGAGTCTTCCTCGGGGTGGCCCGCTTCGGGTACGGCAATGGCACCACCGCTGCGGAGGACACCGAGGGCTACTCGGTCACCGGTGTATCCCCTGCAGTCGCCTCCGGCAGGATCTCCTACACCATGGGTCTGGAGGGGCCGTCGATCAGCATCGACACCGCCTGTTCGTCGTCGCTGGTGGCGCTGCACGTTGCGGTCGAGTCGCTGCGCAAGGGCGAGTCGACCCTGGCGATCGTCGGCGGTGCCGCGGTGATGGCCTCTCCCGACGTCTTCGTCGACTTCAGCCGCCAGCGTGCGCTCGCGGCCGACGGCCGGTCCAAGGCATTCGGCGCGGGTGCCGACGGGTTCGGCTTCTCCGAAGGTGTCTCCCTGATCCTGCTCGAACGGTTGTCCGAGGCCGAGCGCCACGGGCACGAGGTCCTGGCCGTGATCCGTGGTTCCGCGCTCACTCAGGACGGGGCCAGCAACGGACTGTCCGCGCCCAGCGGTTCCGCTCAGCGCAAGGTCATTTGGAAAGCGCTGCAGAACTGCGGCCTGGAGCCCGGCGACGTCGACGCGGTGGAGGCGCACGGTACCGGTACGGCGCTTGGCGATCCGATCGAGGCGAACTCCCTGCTAGCCACCTACGGCCGCGACCGTGATACTGATCGGCCACTGTGGCTGGGGTCGCTGAAGTCCAATATCGGACATACTCAGGCGGCCGCGGGCGTCACGGGTCTCCTGAAGATGGTGCTCGCCCTGCGCAACGAAGAACTGCCCGCGACCCTCCACGCCGAAGAGCCCACCCCGCACGTCGATTGGTCTTCGGGTGGTGTAGCCCTGCTTCGGCACAACCGCCCCTGGCCTCGTGGGGAGCGAACGCGCAGAGCGGGTGTGTCTGCCTTCGGTATCAGCGGGACCAATGCGCACGTCATCATCGAGGAAGCACCCGAGTACGTGCCCCGTGAAGCCGCCGCGCACGACAGAAGCCCTGTCCCGCTGGTCGTATCGGCTCGCAATGATGCTGCGCTACGGGCGCAGGCGACCCGCATTGCCGAACTGCTCGACCTGCCGGACGTCGATCTCGCAGGAGTAGGACTGAGCCTGGCGACCACCAGAGCCCGTCACGAGCATCGCGCGGTCGTCGTGGCCGCCACCGGTGAGGATGCCGTGCGTGGGTTGAGGGAAGTTGCCGCCGGTCGTGCGGTGGCCGAGTCGGTTGTCGAGGGTGTGGCCGAGACATCCAGCCGCAACGTCGTCTTCATGTTCCCGGGTCAGGGGTCGCAATGGGCGGGAATGGGTGCCGAACTCCTGTCCTCGGCCCCGTTGTTCGCCAATAAGATTCGCGCCTGCGACGAGGCGATGGCATCGCTGCAGGAGTGGAAGGTCTCGGACGTGCTTCGGCAAGTGCCGGGAGCGCCCAGCCTCGATCGGGTCGATGTGGTGCAGCCGGTGCTCTTCGCGGTAATGGTGGCACTGGCGGAACTGTGGCAGTCGTACGGCGTCGAGCCCGCCGCAGTAGTAGGCCACTCACAGGGTGAGATCGCCGCCGCCCATGTTGCCGGTGCACTGTCGCTCGAGGACGCAGTGAAGCTGGTAGTGGGCCGAAGCCGACTGTTGCGGGCGCTGTCCGGCGAGGGCGGCATGGCCGCTGTCGCAATGAGTGAGGACGCGGTGCGCGAGCGGTTGCGCCCATGGCAGGATCGGATCGCGGTAGCCGCGGTCAATGGCCCTCAGTCGGTTGTGGTCTCCGGAGACCTTCCTGCGCTGAGGAAGTGGTCGGCAGAATGCGTCGCCGATGGCATTCGCGTCCGAGAGATCGACGTAGATTATGCCTCTCACTCACCGCAGGTAGAGCGGGTTCGCGACGAACTGCTCGAAGCGACAGCGAGTATCACACCGCGGGCGACGCGGGTTGCCTTCTACTCCACCGTCGATTGTCGGACGGTCGACGGCATCGACCTCGATGCTCGGTACTGGTACCGGAATCTGCGTGAAACCGTTCACTTCGCCGCCGCTGTAACTCGGCTGGCGGAATCGGGATACGACGCATTCGTCGAAGTCAGCCCGCATCCCGTGGTAGTTCAAACGGTCGAGGAAACGGTCGAGAATGCCAGCGGCGCAGACGATCCAGTCATCGTCGGATCGCTGCAGCGAGGCCACGGTGATCTGGCGACGTTCCTGATCTCGCTGGCCACCGCGCACACATCGGGGGTGGACGTTCGATGGGAGGTGGCCGTCGACGGCGCTCGAGTTCATTCGTTACCGACGTACCCCTTTCAGCGCAAACGTTATTGGCTGCAAAACTCGTCCGTGCCGACCCGGTCGGGAGACTCGATCTATCGGGTGTCCTGGGTTCCGGTCAGTCGTCCGGAATCTGACCGGCTCGATGGCGACTGGCTGGTGGTGACGGCTTCGGGCGGTCCACGCTGGACCAGCGCCCTGTGCGATGCGCTCGCCGTACGCGGCGGCACCGTGGTGCGCTGCCGAATGGACCCCGGCTCCTCGCGCACGGATCTCGCCGCCGCCGTCTCCGCTACGGGAACCGAGTTCCGAGGAGTGCTCTCGCTCCTGGCGGCCGACGAGTCCATGCACGCCGGCCACCAGGGCGTTCCGTCCGGATCCGTCGGCCTGCTCACCCTGGTCCAAGCGCTGGGCGCGGCCGGTATCGGTGCCCCGCTGTGGTGTCTGAGTCAAGGGGCTGTGCGCACACCCGCCGACGACGGCCTGCCCCGACCCGAGCAAGCTGCCATGCACGGTCTTGCCCAGGCCGCTGGGCTGGAACTGCCGGGTCGCTGGGGTGGGGTGGTGGACCTGCCCAGTACCGTGGATGTCCCAACGTTGAGCCTGATCACGGCTGTGTTGGGCACCCGTGACTGGACCGAAGACCATCTCGCGATCCGATCGGGCGGCCTCTTCGGTCGCCGATTGGTCCGCGCAAACCTGCCGCAGAACGGTTCACCGGGATACACCCCCCACGGCACCGTCCTGGTCACCGGTGCCGCGAATCCGATCGGTGATCAGCTCGTCCGGTGGCTCGCCCAGCGCGGAGCGCAGCGGCTGGTGCTCGTGGGGGCGCGCCCACGCGACGAGCTACTTGCTGCTGTCGAAGCGGCCGGAGTGCCCGCCGTTGTCTGCGAACCGGATGTGGCGCCGCTGCGCGCCGCGATCGGTGCTGATCCGGTTGCGATGCTCGTGCACGCCGAGACTCTGACGAACTTCCGTCGTATCGCCGAACTCGAACCCGACGAGTTTGCCGAAACCGTTGCCGCGAAGACAGCATTCCTCACCATGCTGGACGAGGTCCTCGGCGATCAGCGGATCGAACGGGAGATCTATTGCTCTTCGGTGGCGGGGATCTGGGGCGGCACCGGGATGGCTGCCTACGCGACGGGCAGCGCCTACCTCGACGCGTTCGCCGAGCACCGTCGTTCACAAGGCCACTCGTGCACATCGATTTCCTGGACGCCGTGGGCGCTACCAGGCAACCCGCTGGAGGACAGTCGACTACGAGAACGTGGACTGCGCAGCCTCGACACCGGTCGGGCCATCGAAGCGTGGGAGCGGGTGCTGGCCGCCGCCCCGATGTCGGTGGCGGTAGCGGATGTGGACTGGGCGGTGTTCGACGAGGGGTTCGCGTCCACCCGCCCGACAGCACTGTTCGCGGAACTGGTCCCGCAACCGGAGCCGCTGCAGTCCTCAGCGGTGCCTGGGACTCAAAGAGAGTTGATGAACAGTGCTCTGGCACAGCAGCTCTCGTCCCTCTCCTCGGACGGGCAGCGCCGTCTTCTGCGGGAAATTGTCACGGAGATTCTTGCCGAGGTCATGGGTCACGAATCCGCAGCCGAGATCAATGTGCGTCGCGCATTCAGCGAACTCGGGCTGGACTCGCTCAACGCAATGGCGCTGCGCAAGCGCCTTTCGGCAACGACCGGTCTTCGATTGCCGGCATCGCTGGTTTTCGATCACCCGACCGTCGCATCGGTCGCGGAGTACCTACGGCAGCAGATCATCGGCGGCTCGGACCGGGCAGCGTCTCGGGTCGACAGCATCAGCGAGTCCGAGCCGATCGCCATCGTCGGTATCAGCTGCAGGTTCCCGGGCGGCATCAACTCGCCCGAGCAACTGTGGCGGGTTCTCGTGGACGGCACCGATGTCACCTCGGAGTTCCCGGCCGATCGCGGCTGGGATATCGATCGGCTCTACCATCCGGACCCGGACAATCCGGGTACCAGCTACACAAAGAAGGGCGGATTCCTCACCTGCGCAGCAGAATTCGATGCCGGATTCTTCGGGATAACGCCCCGAGAGGCGCTGGCAATGGACCCGCAACAGCGGCTCATGCTGGAGACGACATGGGAGGCTGTCGAGCGTGCAGGCATCGACCCCGATGGGCTGCGCGGCAGTGACGTCGGTGTCTTCGTCGGTACGAACGGCCAGTCCTATATGCAGCTACTCGAGGGCGAGGTCGACCTGGTCGACGGGTACCGGGGTCTGGGCAATGCGGCGAGCGTGCTTTCCGGGCGCATCGCCTACACCTTCGGCTGGGAGGGGCCCGCGATGACGGTGGACACCGCCTGTTCGTCCTCCCTGGTCGCCATTCACCTCGCAAGCCAGGCGCTGAGGCGAGGCGAGTGCTCCCTCGCATTGGCCGGCGGTGTCACGGTCATGTCCGACCCGTACACCTTCATCGACTTCAGCACGCAGCGAGGGCTGGCCGCCGACGGTCGCTGCAAGGCGTTCTCCGCGCACGCCGACGGTTTCGCGCTGTCGGAAGGAGCAGCCGCGCTGATCCTGGAACCGCTTTCCCAGGCGCGCCGCAACGGTCACCGGATACTTGGCGTACTGCGTGGCAGCGCGGTCAACCAGGACGGTGCCAGCAATGGCCTGGCCGCCCCCAATGGTCCGTCGCAGCAACGAGTGATCCGGCAAGCGCTGGCGGCTTCGGGATTGTCCAGCAGCGATATCGATGTCGTCGAGGCACACGGAACGGGCACCGAACTCGGAGACCCGATCGAGGCAAGTGCGCTGATCGCAACCTACGGTCAGGACCGGGATCGACCGTTGTGGACGGGCTCTGCGAAGACCAATATCGGCCACACTCAGGCCGCAGCCGGTGCCGCCGGTGTGATCAAGATGGTTCTGGCTCTGCACAACGGCATGGTGCCGCGATCGCTACACGCCGACGAACTGTCCCCGCATATCGACTGGGCTGCGGGCTCGGTGGAGGTGGTGCGCGAACACCTTCCGTGGCCTGCAGGTGATCGGCCGCGGCGAGCGGGGGTCTCGTCGTTCGGCGTCAGCGGCACGAATGCTCACGTCATCGTCGAAGAGGCACCCGCGGAATCCGAGCCGACAGAGCCGACAGAGCCGACGCACGGGCCGCTGCCGTTCGTCCTGTCCGGCCACAGCGTCGGCGCGGTCGCAGCACAGGCCCGGGCGCTCGCGGATCGGCTGCGCAGCAAACCTGAGCTCGCTCTCGCAGATGTCGCTCGAACCCTGGTGACGGGCCGTGCACGGTTCGATGTACGGGCTGCTGTGCTCGGTGACGACCGTGCGCGCGTATGCGACGAGCTCGACGCATTGGCCGCGGGCAGTCCCTCGGCCGATGTCATTGCCACAGCGACCTCCACACCGCACGAGCCGGTCCTGGTCTTCCCCGGTCAGGGCACGCAGTGGCTTGGCATGGCCCGTGACCTCCTCGACTTCTCCGAAACGTTCGCGGCATCGATGCGGCGGTGCGCCGACGCACTGTCCGCACATACCGATTGGAAGCTGCTGGACGTTGTTCGTGGCAACTGCGATCCCGACTTGGTCGAACGCGTCGACGTCCTGCAGCCAGTTCTGTTCTCGATCATGGTTGCATTGGCAGACCTGTGGCGGGCGCACGGTGTAACCCCGGCCGCCGTTGTCGGACACTCACAGGGTGAGATCGCGGCGGCCCACGTCGCGGGCGCGCTGTCACTCGAGGACGCCGCCAAAGTCGTTGCAGTGCGCAGTCAGGTGCTTCGGGAGCTCGACGACCAGGGCGGCATGGTGTCTGTCACTGCCTCGCGCGACGAACTGGAGGGCATGCTCGTGCCCTGGGACGGTCGGGTTGCGGTGGCAGCCCTGAACGGGCCGCGCACCAGCGTTGTCGCGGGACCGACCATCGAACTCGACGAGTTCTTCGAGGAGGCCGGAAAACGGGGGATGGAGCCGCGTCGGATCGCCGTACGCTACGCCTCGCATTCCCCGGAGATGGCTCGCGCTCAGACCCGCCTCGCCGCCGAACTCGGCACCATCAGCGCGGTTCCCGGTTCGGTGCCGCTGTATTCCACGGTGACCGGCGAGCTTCTCGATACCACCGGGATGGATGCGTCCTACTGGTATCGGAACCTGCGCCACACCGTGCTGTTCGAACCTGCGGTACGTGGTCTGGTCGAAGAGGGCTTCGATACATTCGTCGAGGTCAGTCCGCATCCGGTGCTGTCGATGGCAGTGCAGGAGACCGCCGAGCGTGTGGGCGGCATCGTGACGTGCGTGCCGACGCTACGCCGGGAGCAGCGCGGTCCGCACGAGTTCCTGCGCAATCTGCTTCGGGCATACGTGCACGGAGTCGACGTAGATCTGCGCCGGACAGTCGCCCACGGGGGGCTGGTCGAATTGCCCACCTACCCATTCGAGCACCAACGCTTCTGGCCGCGGCCGCATCGGCCCACCGGTCTGCCGGCGCTGGGCATGCGCCGCATCGAACATCCGCTGTTGGCCAGTGCAGTCGACGTCCCGAGTGACGGCGGCGCGGTGTTCACCGGACGGCTGTCGCTCGACGAGCAGCCCTGGCTGGCCGATCACATCGTCGGTGGGCGGATGCTGGTGCCCGGCAGCGTCCTGGTGGATCTCGCGCTCTTCGCCGGGCAGGACATCGGACCGTCGGGGCTGGAAGAACTGGTCCTGCAACGTCCGCTGGTGCTGTCCGAGGGGGGCACACTGGTGCGGCTGACTGTCAGCGCCGCTGACGAATCGGGACGGCGGACGATCGAGATCCACGCGACAGATGATGTGCCTGATCTGACAGACGCCAAGTGGTCGGCCCACGCGACCGGAACTCTCGCCGTGGGGGTCGGCAGGGACGACCCCGAAGCGGGCCCGTGGCCCCCCGAAGGCGCACAGCGTATTCCGTTGGATGGCCACTATGACGACCTTGTCGAGCGCGGATACCTGTACGGGCCGGCCTTTCGGGCGCTGCGGGCAGCATGGCGTAGGGAAGATGTGGTTCATGCCGAGGTTGCCGTCACGTCGGTCGAGGACGGCTACGCCATTCATCCGGTGCTGTTGGACGTGGTCGCTCAGACGCTGGGCCTGAGTCCGCTGGGTGGGTCGGACGGGGGATGGCTTCCGTTCGTGTGGAGCGGCGTGACCTTGTACGCCACCGGGGCTGAGTCGGTTCGTGTCACAGCCGTTCCGGCTGGACCGGACGCGATGGCCCTCCAGGTCACCGATCCGGAGGGCAGGCTCGTCGCGACGGTCGAATCACTGGTGATCCGCCGCGCCGGCGATGCGAGCAAGCAACCTCAACCGCAGGATGACTGCTGTGACCTCCATCGTCTGGAGTGGCTGCGACTCGCCGAACCCGGGAGTGCAGGACGCATGGTCACCATGGGCTCTTCGGACCTCGACACGCTCGTTCCCGCAACTGGGCCCGAACCCGACGCCGTCGTCGTCAGGTATGAATCGGCGGGAAGTGAAGATGACCCCAGGACCACAACTCGCCAGGGGATCCTCTGGTCCGCCGACCTGGTCCGCCGTTGGCTCGATCAGCAGGAGACTTCGCGGGCCACCTTGGTGATCGTAACGTCCGGGGCCGTAACCGTTTCCGACGAGGACCGAGCACCGGATTCGGGCGCAAATGCGGTCTGGGGAGTGATCCGATGCGCGCAGGCGGAGTCTCCGGGCCGGTTCGTCCTCCTCGATACCGACAGGGCCGACATCGAGACGCTGCCCTCGGTACCCGATCATCCGCAACTGGCACTGCGCGGCGACGATGTCTTCGTGCCACGCCTGGTCCCGGTGGCCGAACCTGTGCCGACACCGACAGGAGGTGCCTACCGGCTCGTGCCGGGCAACGGATCGATCGATTCGGTGACGTTCGCGGCTGCCCCCGACGCTGAACGATCCCTGCAGGCGGGCGAAGTTCGCGTGAGCGTTCGCGCGACCGGCGTCAACTTCCGGGACGTTCTTCTCGCGCTCGGGATGTACCCTGAGCCGGCGAGTATGGGTACCGAAGCCGCTGGTGTCGTCATCGCGGTCGGGCCGGGAGTCGGTTCTTTCGCGCCCGGAGATCGGGTGATGGGGCTGTTCCAGGGCGCCTTCGGGCCGGTGGCGGTCACAGACCATCGGTTGCTCGTGGGTATTCCCGAGGGCTGGAGCGCTGCCGACGCGGCCGCAGTGCCGATCGCCTTCACCACCGCCTACTATGCGTTGAACGACCTCGCCGGGCTGCGTCCCGGCCAGTCCGTACTCATCCATTCTGCGGCCAGCGGCGTCGGAATGGCGGCTGTCGCACTGGCCCGCCGGATGGGCGCCGAGGTGTTCGCCACGGCCGGACCGGGCAAGCGCGAGACGTTGCGCGGTCTCGGCCTCGACGACGCACACATCGCCTCCTCCCGCGATTCCCTCTTCGCGCGAAAATTCATGGAGTACAGGGGCGGTAGGGGGCTCGACGTGATCCTCAACTCGCTCACCGGGGAGATGCTCGACGAGTCCTTACGGGTACTCGTCGAGGGCGGTGTATTTGTCGAGATGGGTAAGACAGACTTGCGCCCGGCCGAGCAGTTTCCTGGCCGCTACATCCCATTCGATCTGGCCGACGCGGGCAACGACCGGCTCGGGGATATTCTCCGCGAGGTCGCTTCTTGTCTGGAAAGTGTGGCACTGGAGCGACTTCCGATATCTGCATGGGACCTGGGTGCTGCTTCAGCGGTATTCGGCCACATGAGCCGGGGACGCCACGTCGGCAAGCTCGTTCTCACCCAGCGAGTGCCGGTGAACCCGGAAGGTACAGTGCTGATCACTGGCGGCACCGGCACTCTCGGACGCCTTCTTGCGCGTCATATGGTCACCAAATATGGTGTGCGGCATCTACTGCTGGTCAGCAGGCGCGGTATGCAGGCGCCAGCCGCGCACGCGATACGAGACGAGCTCGAAGGGCTCGGAGCCGCTGTTCGCATCACATCCTGTGACGTCGCCGACCGCGAGGCGCTGGCTGCACTGCTGGCGTCGATTCCGGCGAAGCAGTCACTGACCGGTGTCGTGCATGCGGCAGGTGCACTGGCCGATGGGCTGGTCACCTCGATCGAACGATCAGCAGTCGAAGTGGTGCTGCAGTCCAAGGTCGATGCGGCATGGAACCTGCACGAACTGACCGCGAATACCGAACTGAGCTTCTTCGTGCTGTTCTCGTCCGCGGCATCGGTGCTGGCAGGCCCAGGTCAGGGGGTGTATGCGGCGGCCAACTGTGTGCTGAACGGGCTCGCCACGCTTCGCCGGACTCGAGGGTTGCCGGCAAAGTCCTTTGGATGGGGTCTGTGGGAGGAGGCCAGTGACATGACTAGCGGTCTCGGTGACCGGATCGCCCAGACCGGCGTCGCCGCATTGTCGACAGAGCGGGCTCTCGCCCTGTTCGACAGTGCCCTGTGCCGTAGCGAGGAGGTCGTGTTTCCACTGTCCCTCGACCGTTCGACCTTGCGCAGGGCCGAATTCGTTCCGGAGGTGCTGCGTGGCTCGGTCAGGGCCAAGCTGCGCACCGTCCAAACGGCCGAGCAATGTGAGCCCGATCTACTTGACCGGCTCACCGGCCAGTCCGGGGCGGATCAGGTTTCCGCACTGTCCAGCCTGGTGCGCGCGCATGCCGCAGCGGTTTCCGGATACAGCTCGGCCGAACAACTTCCGGAACGGAAGACATTCAAGGAGCTTGGGTTCGATTCGCTGGCTGCGGTGGAGCTGCGCAACCGCCTCGCTACGGCCACAGGACTGCGGCTACCCAGCACTCTGGTGTTCGACCATCCCACCCCGCAGGCGGTGGCAGAACGCCTGCAGCGCCAGATGTTCACCGATTCGACGTCATCGAAGGGGATTGACGACCGGCTGGACGAGCTCGACAGGGCGCTGGAGGCTCTGCCTGAGGATGAACGCGACGAGGATATCGCGAACCGCCTGGAGTCGATGCTGCGACGGTGGAACGCCAAGCGAGCACCCGGCCCGGATGCACCCGTCATCGACGATGACACGAGCGACGACGAGCTGTTCTCGATTCTCGAGAAGCGTTTCGGAGAAGAGGATTCCAGATGA